One window from the genome of Diabrotica virgifera virgifera chromosome 6, PGI_DIABVI_V3a encodes:
- the LOC126886591 gene encoding uncharacterized protein LOC126886591 — MLEHNKTPKYLGVRLDRTLSYRYHCQDVKKKVSARNNIIRKLTNTKWGAQPHTLRTSALALCFSAAEFGAPVWANSAHAKNVDVALNETVRIISGCLKPTPIEEVYPIAGIAPPPIRRKVTSEVERKKQETDRRHPLYDHQTQPSRLRSRKSFLKTSRSIPEAPETRRIHLWQASTTATHFPPSEEMAAGHNLPYPTWKALNRLRTGVSRCASNLKKWGYQEDDTCDCGAVQTSRHLLSCTEMRETCTEQDLIIANDRAIYVANHWKYRI, encoded by the coding sequence atgctggaacacaacaagacgccaaaataccttggcgtccgtctggatagaactctgtcttaccgataccactgtcaagatgttaagaagaaagtaagtgccagaaataatatcatccgcaagctaactaatacaaaatggggagcacaaccacacactctccgcacttctgccttggcattatgtttttcggccgcggagtttggagcaccagtatgggcaaactctgctcacgcaaagaacgtcgacgtggctctaaatgaaacggtccgtataatatcgggttgcctgaaaccgacacctatcgaagaggtataccccattgctggaattgctccaccaccaatcaggagaaaggtcacgtcagaggtagaacggaaaaagcaggagacggaccgaagacaccccttatatgaccaccaaactcagccaagcagactaagatctcggaaaagcttcctgaaaacatcaagatccatccccgaagcgccagagacgcgccgaatacacctatggcaagcgtcaactactgcgacacattttcctccctcggaggaaatggctgctggacacaatttaccgtatccgacttggaaagcgctaaacagactaagaaccggcgtttcacgttgtgctagtaacctgaaaaaatggggataccaggaggacgatacctgcgactgtggcgcggttcagaccagccggcatctactatcatgcacagagatgagagagacctgcacagaacaagacttaattatagcaaatgacagggccatctatgtggccaaccattggaaatacagaatttaa